The segment GTCACCCCTTCCGCCGGAAGGTTGCTTTCTGCCTTAAGTTTTTCGATCGCCTTCACTGCGGCAGATGGAGTTGCAAATGGTGCTTCAAAACTTCCATTTTGTGTGTCGTTTCCCATGGGGGAGACATGAAGTTCCAACGGTGCGGCACTGAGAAGGGACGAGCAGGCAAAGGTGGAGAGGCAGAGCCAGAAACGAAGTGAAAGCATGGTGAGACTCGCAGCGGTGGGATAAGTGGGTAGGAGAATTCATCTTTTGAATACAGTTAATTTGCTGAACAAGATTGTATTACAGAGGCTTGCCAGGTGTCTATCATCGTACTGATTTCGGACGAAATGGAGGTTCTGATTGCTGATCGCTTTCACTCTGAATTTAGGCCGATCTCGAAAACGTCGGAATTGAGGTTTATCCTGGTCACAACTTATACGGTATACTTTAAGGAACATAATCCCCTTCCTGCCAGGAGTCTCCCTGTGCGTTTTATTATCCCGCCATTGCGATGTTATCTTATACTGACAGTCATAGTCAGTGGGTTGACGATGCTTTATCCCCAATCGATCAACGCGGGCGAACCTGCCGCTGTTTCTTTTCAAGATGTTCAGAATATTCTGAAGAACAACTGCGTGAAGTGTCATGGGCCTCTTACTCATGAGGGTGAACTCGATCTCAGTAGCGCTGCCGCAATCTGGACAGGTGGAGATAGTGGACCGTCGATGGTAAAAGGGCATCCTGAGGAAAGCGTGCTGTGGGAACGTATTGTTACTGGAGAAATGCCGCCGGAATCTCCACTTGATGATGTTCATCAGCAGAAAATAAAGGACTGGATCACTGCAGGAGCGATCGGTTTGCCTGATCAGGTTGAACCAGAAGAACTAGTCCATTGGTCTTTCCGTAAATTGACTCCAACTCACGAGTTGGCCGAAGACGCACAGAGTTCACCAGAGGTCTCGCCTGTTGATCAACTCCTTCTCCCTGCCTTGCGTGAAAACGGTCTAGATTTCAGTCCGGAAGCGGATCGGGCAACGTTGTTACGTCGCGCCAGCCTGATCTTAACGGGTCTTCCACCGACGATCGCGGAGCAGAACCGCTTCCTGAAAAGTTCGGATCACGACGTCTATGATCAGATCGTAGAATATTATCTCAATTCGCCTCATTACGGTGAACGGTGGGGGAAATTCTGGCTCGATGCGGCTGGCTACGCTGACAGCAATGGTTACTTCAATGCGGACACACCTCGACCGTTGGCATGGAAGTATCGCGATTATGTGGTGAATTCCTTCAATGCAGACAAACCGTTCACTCAGTTTATAAAAGAACAAATCGCGGGAGATGAGTTATCGGGCTATCAACCCGGGATGATCGCCACGAGAGAAATCGTCGAGCAACTGGTGGCGACCCACTATCTTCGGAACGCTCAGGATGGAACCGACAGTAGTGATGGTAACCCGGAAGAATTGCGAACGGACCGCTACAGCGCCCTCGAAGGGACGATGCAAATTGTCTCCTCTTCTCTGCTTGGATTGACAATTCAATGTGCTAAATGTCATTCGCATAAGTTCGAACCGATAACACATGAAGAATACTATCAGTTTCAGTCCGTCTTTTATCCCGCGTTCAATGTGGAGAAATGGCAAAAGCCGGCCTCTCGTATTATCGAAGCTCCTTTACCTATCGAGTTCGCAAAGTGGGAAAAGCAGAAGGCCTCTTTAGAATGGGAACTGACGGAATTGCAGGATGCATTTCGTTTATGGTCAGAAAGGAATCGGCCTGAGGGAGAAATTCTGTTTGCAGATGACTTCTCTACTAGCAATCTTGATCTTAAGCAGCGTTGGAGTGCGACCGCCCCGGGGGACGATTCGCCTGGCAGTTCTCGTCCCATTCAAATTGGAGAACCGGAGCAATTCCCTGCACTGTATAGCAACGACGACGGACAACTGGTGGTTGATGCAACCCAGGCTGCCTCCGAGGACAGTTGGAATTCCACAAGTGTTGCCTTTGAATGGGCACCCGCAGAAGACGGGAAATGGGTCCAGGCTACGTTCGATCTGATCGATAATCGGATTTCATCCAACGGAACGGTAGCGGTTCGTATCGGGTATGGAATTGCTCTTCACGACTACGATGATAGCTCCACTGTTGAGGGAGGAAACGTGATTTTCGAAGGAGCGGCACCTGGAGGTGGAGCGACCGTCTATTACGATTTACCCGGAACTGATGCGGAACCTCTCAGCAAGATCGGTACTCGTGAATATGCACCTGGTCACAACTACGGAGTTCGGGTGACGCGGACCGGTGAAAGTGAAGTTCAAGTACATCATTTAGTCGATGGGGTACCTGACGGCAAACCTCTCAAGCTGAAACCGGAACAGTTGCCAGAGGGTGGTTTCGGATTTATTTATTATCAGGACCGTAGTTTTATCGTCGACAATGTGCTTATTGAACGCACTCCTCCCTTCTCCACTGACTTTGAGGAAAGCTGGAAAGTCTTCTCTCAAGAAGTGGCCGAGAAGCAAAGCGCGATTGAGGTCATACGTCAGCTATTGAAAGACTTAGATTCTGCGAAACCGGGACGGATTGCCTGGGTTTCGGACTATTCTGGAGAAGCACCAGTCGTACCTCTCCTATTGCGTGGCGATCATACGGCGCCGGGTGATCCGGTCGAGCCAGTTCCATTTTCCGTGTTGCGGGATAAGGACGGAAATGGTGCTTTACTCCCATACGAAATTAACCCTCCTCATGAGAATGCGACGGGCCGCCGCACTGCTTGGGTCAATTGGTTGACTGAGCCTGATTCCCGTTCAGCGGCGTTGACGGCGCGAGTGCAGGTGAACCGTCTCTGGCAGCATTATTTCGGTACAGGAATTGTGTCGACAACGGATAACTTCGGGTACAGCGGCGAACGGCCGACCAACCCGCTGTTGCTCGAATACCTGGCGAGTCACTATGTTGAACAGGGCTGGAAGCTTAAGGACGTTCATCGTTTGATCCTGCATTCCCAAGTCTTCAAGCAATCAGGACAACATCGGGAGGCGGCATATACTGTGGATCCCGACAATAAGTCGTTATGGAAATATCCCCGCCAAAGATTAAATGCAGAAGCGGTCCGTGACGGAATGCTTCAAGTGGCGGGCACATTAGAAAAGGAGCTCGGCGGAGCCTTTGTGCCTACGGCTCGCAGCAGCGGAGGAGAAACTACTGTTGAAGAATCGACTCCGGGTGCTCATCGTCGTTCACTTTACCTGTACCAACGGCGGACACAGATCGCCGATATGTTACAAGTGTTTGATGCTCCCAAAATCGTATTCAATTGCACTCGACGAAACGTATCTACGACACCGCTACAATCACTCTCACTCATGAACTCCGAATTCATACGCCTGCGAGCGAGTGAATTAGCCATTCTACTGGAAGAACGGGACTCGTCGGAAAGGCGGATCGACTTGTTGTATCATCTTGTGTATGGACGAGCCCCGGATTCTGAAGAACGAGAATTAGTGACGAATTTCCTAACCCGACAGGTCATGTTCTATAAGGCTGCAGATGATAGACCAGAACAAGCCGCAAACAAGCCAACAGCCTTAAACCCGGAACATCAGGCTTGGGTCGATTGTTGTCAGATGTTGCTGGCTTCCAACGAATTTCTCTACATCCCTTGATTCAACTCTTTCGCCCGGAAAGCATTTCGCATGCTGAATCCATTTGACAGTCAAAACCAGGTGAACCGACGTGCCTTTCTGGGAAGCTCCGCAACCTGTATGGGAGGGCTGGCTCTATCGCAGTTAATGCAGCAAGCCGTTGAAGCTGGTTCTACTTCTGGGGAAGGATTGCCCAATAAGACTTTGTTCACGCCCCAAGCAAAGAATATGATCTGCCTGTTTCAGCATGGAGGACCGAGTCAAATGGATTTGTTCGATTACAAACCTGCTCTTAACAAATGGCATGGGAAACCGTATCCGGGGGGCGACCTCGAAGTTCATTTCGACAAACAGGCCGGGAATGTTCTCGGGGCACCTTATCAATTTGCGAGTCATGGCGAATGTGGTATGGAGTTGAGCGAACTGTTACCTCATACCGCTAAAATCGTGGATGACATCACTTTGATCCGTTCGATGCAGACTGAGTCGGTCGATCATGAATCGGCCTTGCGATTAATTCACTCGGGTAAGTTTCTCGCCGGCATGCCCGTGATGGGTTCGTGGGTAGTGTATGCCCTGGGATCCGGTAATGAAAATCTGCCCGCCTATGTGGTACTGACGGATCCGGGGGGGCTCCCTGTCGATGGTGAACGCAACTGGTCTTCGGAGTGGCTCCCCGCTATCTATCAGGGGACCCCATTCCGTTCCGGACCTTCGGTGGTTTCTAATCTGAACACACCCCAGGGGATTCCCTTCGACGCCCGTGTTCATCAGCTCGATTTACTCAAACAGTTGAATGGACGACATCTACAGCAGGATCCGTACAACACGGAATTGTCAGCCCGTATTCAGAATTTTGAAACAGCAGCACGCATGCAACTGGCCGTACCGGAGGTTCTCGATATCTCCCAAGAAACCAAGGAGACGCACGAACTGTACGGACTGAATAATCCGGAGACGGCTGAATATGGCAAACGTTGCCTGTTGGCTCGTCGCTTAATCGAACGCGGTGTTCGGTTCGTGCAACTGTTTCTTAGTGGTCAACCTTGGGACACGCATAGCAAAAATGCGGCCACCCTGAAGGGGCTATGTGCCCGCA is part of the Polystyrenella longa genome and harbors:
- a CDS encoding DUF1501 domain-containing protein yields the protein MLNPFDSQNQVNRRAFLGSSATCMGGLALSQLMQQAVEAGSTSGEGLPNKTLFTPQAKNMICLFQHGGPSQMDLFDYKPALNKWHGKPYPGGDLEVHFDKQAGNVLGAPYQFASHGECGMELSELLPHTAKIVDDITLIRSMQTESVDHESALRLIHSGKFLAGMPVMGSWVVYALGSGNENLPAYVVLTDPGGLPVDGERNWSSEWLPAIYQGTPFRSGPSVVSNLNTPQGIPFDARVHQLDLLKQLNGRHLQQDPYNTELSARIQNFETAARMQLAVPEVLDISQETKETHELYGLNNPETAEYGKRCLLARRLIERGVRFVQLFLSGQPWDTHSKNAATLKGLCARTDQSSAALVIDLKRRGLLDDTIVMWGGEFGRLPISQGTDGRDHNRHAFSLWFAGGGFKSGNVHGVTDEFGYSAVENRVNVHDLHATLFSLLGINHHRLTLPHEGRAASLTDAEVTHAQIVQELLD
- a CDS encoding PSD1 and planctomycete cytochrome C domain-containing protein, whose protein sequence is MRFIIPPLRCYLILTVIVSGLTMLYPQSINAGEPAAVSFQDVQNILKNNCVKCHGPLTHEGELDLSSAAAIWTGGDSGPSMVKGHPEESVLWERIVTGEMPPESPLDDVHQQKIKDWITAGAIGLPDQVEPEELVHWSFRKLTPTHELAEDAQSSPEVSPVDQLLLPALRENGLDFSPEADRATLLRRASLILTGLPPTIAEQNRFLKSSDHDVYDQIVEYYLNSPHYGERWGKFWLDAAGYADSNGYFNADTPRPLAWKYRDYVVNSFNADKPFTQFIKEQIAGDELSGYQPGMIATREIVEQLVATHYLRNAQDGTDSSDGNPEELRTDRYSALEGTMQIVSSSLLGLTIQCAKCHSHKFEPITHEEYYQFQSVFYPAFNVEKWQKPASRIIEAPLPIEFAKWEKQKASLEWELTELQDAFRLWSERNRPEGEILFADDFSTSNLDLKQRWSATAPGDDSPGSSRPIQIGEPEQFPALYSNDDGQLVVDATQAASEDSWNSTSVAFEWAPAEDGKWVQATFDLIDNRISSNGTVAVRIGYGIALHDYDDSSTVEGGNVIFEGAAPGGGATVYYDLPGTDAEPLSKIGTREYAPGHNYGVRVTRTGESEVQVHHLVDGVPDGKPLKLKPEQLPEGGFGFIYYQDRSFIVDNVLIERTPPFSTDFEESWKVFSQEVAEKQSAIEVIRQLLKDLDSAKPGRIAWVSDYSGEAPVVPLLLRGDHTAPGDPVEPVPFSVLRDKDGNGALLPYEINPPHENATGRRTAWVNWLTEPDSRSAALTARVQVNRLWQHYFGTGIVSTTDNFGYSGERPTNPLLLEYLASHYVEQGWKLKDVHRLILHSQVFKQSGQHREAAYTVDPDNKSLWKYPRQRLNAEAVRDGMLQVAGTLEKELGGAFVPTARSSGGETTVEESTPGAHRRSLYLYQRRTQIADMLQVFDAPKIVFNCTRRNVSTTPLQSLSLMNSEFIRLRASELAILLEERDSSERRIDLLYHLVYGRAPDSEERELVTNFLTRQVMFYKAADDRPEQAANKPTALNPEHQAWVDCCQMLLASNEFLYIP